A window from Bos indicus isolate NIAB-ARS_2022 breed Sahiwal x Tharparkar chromosome 1, NIAB-ARS_B.indTharparkar_mat_pri_1.0, whole genome shotgun sequence encodes these proteins:
- the ALG3 gene encoding dol-P-Man:Man(5)GlcNAc(2)-PP-Dol alpha-1,3-mannosyltransferase isoform X3 — protein sequence MAAGLRKRGRADTEIDWKAYMAEVEGVINGTYDYTQLQGDTGPLVYPAGFVYIFMGLYYATDRGADIRMAQHIFAVLYLATLLLVFLIYHQTCKVPPFVFFFMCCASYRVHSIFVLRLFNDPVAMVLLFLSVNLLLAQRWSWGCCCFSLAVSVKMSVLLFAPGLLFLLLTKFGLRGALPKLGICAVLQVVLGLPFLLKNPVGYLSRSFDLGRQFLFRWTVNWRFLPEALFLHRAFHLALLTAHLTVLLLFALCRWHRTGEGILSLLKDPSKRKVPPQPLTPNHCFYPLHLQLHWHLLQPLPSLPVLRLVFPHTALPPVGHACPLAHSPAQVAGAGAHRALLEHIPIHVLQLCCSACMPCSHPAAALAGPPALPQDHPAQQESPLRPSCSLPVHSRDPGWGWTLPFPINQVSSAASVEVPGLSCQGQARGR from the exons ACTGCAGGGTGACACTGGACCTCTTGT GTACCCAGCTGGCTTCGTGTACATCTTTATGGGGCTTTACTATGCCACTGACCGAGGTGCTGACATCCGCATGGCCCAGCACATCTTTGCTGTGCTCTACCTGGCCACTTTGTTGCTTGTCTTCTTGATTTACCACCAGACCTGCAAG GTACCTCCCTTCGTCTTTTTCTTCATGTGCTGTGCCTCTTATCGTGTCCACTCCATCTTTGTGCTGCGGCTCTTCAATGATCCAGTGGCCATGGTGCTGCTCTTCCTCAGTGTCAACCTCCTGCTGGCCCAGCGCTggagctggggctgctgctgttTCAG CCTGGCAGTCTCTGTGAAGATGAGTGTGCTGCTCTTCGCCCCTGGATTACTATTCCTTCTCCTCACAAAATTTGGCCTCCGTGGGGCCCTCCCCAAGTTGGGCATCTGTGCTGTCCTTCAG GTGGTGCTAGGGCTGCCCTTCCTGCTGAAGAACCCCGTCGGCTACCTATCCCGCTCCTTTGACCTTGGCCGCCAGTTTCTCTTCCGATGGACAGTGAACTGGCGCTTTCTCCCCGAGGCCCTCTTCCTGCATCGTGCCTTCCACCTGGCACTGTTGACTGCCCACCTCACCGTGCTCTTGCTCTTTGCGCTCTGCAGGTGGCACAG GACAGGGGAAGGTATCCTGTCGCTGCTGAAGGATCCCTCCAAAAGGAAGGTTCCACCCCAGCCCCTCACACCCAACC ATTGTTTCTACCCTCTTCACCTCCAACTTCATTGGCATCTGCTTCAGCCGCTCCCTTCACTACCAGTTCTACGTTTGGTATTTCCACACACTGCCCTACCTCCTGTGGGCCACGCCTGCCCGCTGGCTCACTCACCTGCTCAG GTTGCTGGTGCTGGGGCTCATCGAGCTCTCCTGGAACACATACCCATCCACGTCTTGCAGCTCTGCTGCTCTGCATGCATGCCATGCAGTCATCCTGCTGCAGCTCTGGCTGggcccccagcccttccccaaGACCATCCCGCACAGCAAGAAAGCCCACTGAGACCCAGCTGTTCTCTTCCAGTCCATTCTCGGGACCCCGGATGGGGATGGACTCTGCCCTTCCCAATAAACCAAGTCTCCTCTGCAGCCTCCGTGGAGGTGCCTGGACTAAGCTGTCAGGGACAGGCACGTGGCAGATAA